The Vulpes lagopus strain Blue_001 chromosome 14, ASM1834538v1, whole genome shotgun sequence genome window below encodes:
- the MLEC gene encoding malectin: MLGAWAVEGAAVALLRLLLLLLLPALRGPGLGVVGSAGAGLPESVIWAVNAGGEAHVDVHGIHFRKDPLEGRVGRASDYGMKLPILRSNPEDQILYQTERYNEETFGYEVPIKEEGDYVLVLKFAEVYFAQSQQKVFDVRLNGHVVVKDLDIFDRVGHSTAHDEIIPMSIRKGKLSVQGEVSTFTGKLYIEFVKGYYDNPKVCALYIMAGTVDDVPKLQPHPGLEKKEEEEEEEEYDEGSNLKRQTNKNRVQSGPRTPNPYASDNSSLMFPILVAFGVFIPTLFCLCRL, encoded by the exons ATGCTGGGGGCCTGGGCGGTTGAGGGAGCCGCCGTGGCGCTCCTGcgactgctgctgctgctgctgctgccggcGCTCCGGGGGCCGGGGCTCGGCGTGGTCGGCTCGGCGGGGGCCGGGCTGCCGGAGAGCGTCATTTGGGCGGTCAACGCGGGCGGCGAGGCTCATGTGGACGTGCACGGGATCCACTTCCGCAAGGACCCTTTGGAAGGCCGGGTGGGCCGAG CCTCCGACTATGGTATGAAACTGCCAATCCTGcgttccaaccctgaggaccagATCCTGTATCAAACAGAGCGGTACAATGAGGAGACTTTTGGCTACGAAGTGCCCATCAAGGAGGAGGGGGACTACGTGCTGGTGTTGAAATTTGCTGAGGTCTACTTTGCACAGTCCCAGCAGAAG GTATTTGATGTGCGATTGAATGGCCATGTCGTGGTGAAGGACTTGGATATCTTTGATCGTGTTGGGCACAGCACAGCTCATGATGAAATCATCCCTATGAGCATCAGAAAGGGGAAGCTGAGTGTCCAAGGGGAGGTGTCCACCTTCACAGGGAAACTCTATATCGAGTTTGTTAAG GGGTACTATGACAATCCCAAAGTTTGTGCACTCTACATCATGGCTGGGACAGTGGATG ATGTACCAAAGCTGCAGCCTCATCCAGGcctggagaagaaagaggaggaagaagaagaagaagaatacgATGAAGGGTCTAATCTCAAAAGACAGACCAACAAGAACCGGGTGCAGTCGGGCCCACGCACGCCCAACCCCTATGCCTCGGACAACAGCAGCCTCATGTTTCCCATCCTGGTGGCCTTCGGAGTCTTCATTCCAACCCTCTTCTGCCTCTGCCGGTTGTGA